The DNA region TTTTTCGCAGTCGTGTCCTGGCTACCTCGACGCATCATGCCGACCTCGTGGTGCGACGCCAGAGTAGGCGTGTTGGCCTGGCTACCGCCTCTCTGGCCATGATAATGGACGACTTGGGGCGGGGGCTGTCCTGCCTGAATGCCCAATTGCTGCGTCGGGTATGGGTCCAGGTCTTTGCTGGAAGTAGAAAACGTTGATACAACAGGCTGGTGGTAACCGTTGGATGAAGACTGGCTGCCCGTTGGAGTGTGGCCGTGGGGTTGATGTTCCGCCTGGGTCGGCGTTCCAACGTCGTTGGGAGACGTCGATCCCTCGCCCAGGTTCCCGGTGAGGCTGTTCATTCCACCCTCGATATCGCGGAGCAGGCGCACGTATTCTTCGGGGACCAGTCCGCTTTCCTGCGTCTTAGGGTCTTCGGCTACAAGCCAGCCTTGGCCATGTCGATACGAGACCCATATGATCTGGCCCTCCACCAACGGCAATTCGTTCTCGTTTTCCCTCTCAAAGTCAAAAAGAGCAACGGCCTTGCCGTGCATCTCCTCGTCGGGCGACGTAATGGTAAACTGGTAGTCCCGCGAGTACCTCGATTGGTCGTCGGGGCGAAAACccggcgacgatgcggaGCTCGAGGCGTCCGAGTACGCCTCATGTTCCACATActgtcgaggaggaaggctGCCCAACTGGTATGCATGGCTGGAATGCCTCGCGTCGTCGGGCGGGTAGGTGACATATTCCCCGCCTGGTCCGTTCGCTTCACCTCCCTGGTTCAGATAGTAGCGCTCGCTGCCATCGCCGCTGGTCCCGACATAGAAGCCGCGCTCTCGCTCGTAGTGCGCCGTGTTCAGCAGGTCGTTGCCCGCATCGCGGGAGTTTCTCGCTCGTCCAGTTCCGCCAAAAGCTGCCGCAGAAGACTTGTGCTTTCGGTGCCGAGAGCTAACGACAGGGCTCGCCAAgtcttcgtcctcgctcCAAGGTGGGCCATCCCGAAATTCCATGGGTGGCAGATCGTGGGCCTTGCCGAAGCCTTCGGGGCCCCAGGATCCGTTGTC from Colletotrichum higginsianum IMI 349063 chromosome 4, whole genome shotgun sequence includes:
- a CDS encoding SH3 domain-containing protein gives rise to the protein MTTLLSQSSSPTTSPPAAASPSANPNHPSLPPLITSPHSRRSTAPRPMSHASKNRLSQYSTGSAPSRSRPPSHIFPMFPSTLSYTLVRDFAYPMMHPMHYGPPPEPSHPASGLSTPASESRRLSDPPATWETKMSWDNGSWGPEGFGKAHDLPPMEFRDGPPWSEDEDLASPVVSSRHRKHKSSAAAFGGTGRARNSRDAGNDLLNTAHYERERGFYVGTSGDGSERYYLNQGGEANGPGGEYVTYPPDDARHSSHAYQLGSLPPRQYVEHEAYSDASSSASSPGFRPDDQSRYSRDYQFTITSPDEEMHGKAVALFDFERENENELPLVEGQIIWVSYRHGQGWLVAEDPKTQESGLVPEEYVRLLRDIEGGMNSLTGNLGEGSTSPNDVGTPTQAEHQPHGHTPTGSQSSSNGYHQPVVSTFSTSSKDLDPYPTQQLGIQAGQPPPQVVHYHGQRGGSQANTPTLASHHEVGMMRRGSQDTTAKKTDSQISPLTEAITEGSLVDRSSTPKAQTPGEKPADADADADAMDMGR